One genomic window of Paramormyrops kingsleyae isolate MSU_618 chromosome 22, PKINGS_0.4, whole genome shotgun sequence includes the following:
- the LOC111856346 gene encoding volume-regulated anion channel subunit LRRC8D has product MFSLSELSPLSEPQVSHRLLKPWWEVFMDYLVLLMLMLSVVAGTLLLSRDGVVCLPSDSLDHSTSTPSRISLTPVPISPNIQTPDSLRDPTRPPTPQGRRTHLDFQQYMYVSHVCYHESLPCYSRFFPYVALLQSLLLLASGWFWFHFPRTSARIEHFIAILGKCTESPWTSRALSRAAQMDATGGRVEEAGSGQPPSLGRHSSLDSGTDSPQIPRPGCVSALPTVPPSPCSSIHSCSSSLSSLSFCPVSTAPKNTLTPGNAPRAACLDRSDGEQARALFERVRKFRAHCEASDIIFQVYRVQTLFKVLMVVLILSYTAPLLESVSFSHTCQPQVHALTGYSSFLCTHHLAPVLRHLVLTYMALLSLFGLLAIYALTWICHRSLRRYSFQRLHEAGSMRDVPDLCNDLAFLLHMADQYDPLLAQRLAVFLSPVSETCLLEENLERNWGIDRLRSMIRPDAHGRPSLQLAALPRLPPALFSLSQLEVLKLELITDAKLPAPLSHMTSLRELHLYHCTAEVEPAALAVLRERLDRLHLTFSHASETPAWVYTLRGLQELHLSGRLSGESGVHRGWALGSLRQLRHLRVLVLRSGKLQRLPGELGEAAGSLARLEVHNEGARLLALTGLRRLAGLEELTLHGCQLERLPSALLGLAGLRSLDVCHNCLRTLEELLGLQHLRRLAYLRLAHNRVLALPASVGALRGLELLDLSHNQLRALPPTLFTLRRLRCLLLASNLLEELPAEVGALALLVELDLSGNQLEELPPELFSGCSRLGSLAVAHNSLGALPPGLGTLTQLSKLDLVGNCLVGLPAELEGCIGLQGGGLLVEDWLLHSLPPRIREFLSRPGTSAGSRPDSDGFPAFSTAQWRFLSESQI; this is encoded by the exons ATGTTCTCCCTGTCAGAGCTGTCGCCCCTAAGCGAGCCGCAGGTGAGCCACAGGCTGCTGAAGCCGTGGTGGGAGGTCTTCATGGACTATCTGGTGCTGCTGATGTTAATGCTGTCAGTGGTAGCAGGGACACTGCTGCTGTCGCGAGACGGGGTGGTTTGCCTCCCGTCCGACTCGTTGGACCACAGCACCTCTACGCCGAGCCGCATCTCACTTACCCCAGTTCCGATCTCCCCCAACATTCAGACGCCAGACTCCCTCAGAGATCCCACCCGGCCCCCAACCCCGCAGGGTCGGCGCACACACCTGGACTTCCAGCAGTACATGTACGTCAGTCACGTGTGCTACCACGAGTCGCTGCCCTGCTATTCCCGCTTCTTCCCCTATGTGGCGCTGCTCCAGTCCCTGCTGCTCCTCGCCAGCGGCTGGTTCTGGTTCCACTTCCCCCGCACGTCCGCCCGCATCGAGCATTTCATCGCCATTCTGGGCAAGTGCACCGAGTCACCTTGGACCTCCCGCGCGCTTTCGCGTGCAGCCCAGATGGATGCCACCGGGGGCCGAGTGGAAGAGGCAGGGTCTGGCCAGCCCCCCTCCCTAGGCAGGCACTCCAGCCTGGATTCGGGCACCGACAGCCCCCAGATACCGCGGCCCGGCTGCGTGTCGGCACTCCCCACTGTGCCCCCATCCCCCTGTTCCTCCATCcattcctgctcctcctccctctcctccctgTCATTCTGCCCCGTCTCCACAGCACCCAAAAACACCCTGACCCCGGGTAACGCCCCCCGGGCGGCCTGCCTGGACCGCAGCGATGGGGAGCAGGCCCGGGCGCTCTTCGAGCGGGTTCGCAAGTTCCGTGCTCACTGCGAGGCCTCTGACATCATCTTCCAG GTGTACAGAGTTCAGACGCTGTTCAAGGTGCTGATGGTCGTGCTGATCCTGAGCTACACGGCTCCACTGCTGGAGTCCGTCTCTTTCAGCCATACCTGCCAGCCGCAGGTTCATGCCCTAACAGGCTACAGCTCCTTCCTTTGCACCCACCACCTGGCCCCTGTCCTCCGCCACCTGGTGCTGACCTACATGGCACTCCTCAGCCTCTTTGGCCTGCTGGCCATCTACGCCCTGACGTGGATCTGCCACAG GTCACTGCGGAGGTACTCCTTCCAGCGGCTGCATGAGGCCGGGTCCATGCGGGACGTCCCGGACCTCTGTAACGACCTGGCCTTCCTGCTGCACATGGCCGACCAGTACGACCCGCTCCTGGCCCAGCGCCTCGCCGTGTTCCTGTCGCCCGTCAGCGAGACCTGTCTCCTGGAAGAGAACCTGGAGAGGAACTGGGGCATCGACCGGCTGCGATCCATGATCAGGCCCGACGCCCACGGCCGCCCCTCGCTGCAGCTGGCTGCTCTGCCGCGCCTCCCACCTGCACTGTTCTCCCTCAGCCAGCTGGAGGTGCTCAAACTGGAGCTGATCACAGACGCCAAGCTGCCCGCCCCGCTCTCCCACATGACCTCCCTCAG AGAGCTGCACCTGTACCACTGCACCGCCGAGGTGGAGCCAGCTGCCCTGGCCGTGCTGCGGGAGCGTCTGGACCGTCTCCACCTGACGTTCAGCCACGCGTCCGAGACGCCGGCCTGGGTGTACACGCTGCGGGGGCTGCAGGAGCTGCACCTCAGCGGCCGGCTGAGCGGGGAGAGCGGCGTGCACCGGGGCTGGGCGCTGGGCAGCCTGAGGCAGCTCCGCCACCTGCGGGTGCTGGTCCTGAGGAGCGGGAAGCTGCAGCGACTCCCGGGGGAGCTGGGCGAGGCGGCGGGCAGCCTGGCGCGGCTGGAGGTGCATAATGAGGGCGCGCGCCTGCTGGCGCTGACAGGACTGCGGCGCCTTGCCGGCCTGGAGGAGCTGACGCTGCACGGCTGCCAACTGGAACGCCTGCCTTCCGCCCTCCTGGGCCTGGCCGGCCTGCGCAGCCTCGACGTCTGCCACAACTGCCTGCGGACGCTGGAGGAGCTGCTGGGCCTGCAGCATCTGCGCAGGCTGGCGTATCTGCGGCTAGCCCACAACCGCGTGCTGGCGCTGCCCGCCAGCGTGGGGGCACTGCGCGGCCTGGAGCTGCTGGACCTTTCGCACAACCAGCTGCGGGCCCTGCCGCCCACGCTGTTCACCCTGCGCCGCCTGCGGTGCCTCCTGCTCGCCAGCAACCTGCTGGAGGAGCTGCCGGCGGAGGTGGGCGCATTGGCACTGCTGgtagagctggatctgagcggcaaccagctggaggagctgccgCCCGAGTTGTTTTCCGGCTGCTCTCGGCTCGGCAGCTTGGCCGTGGCCCACAATTCCCTGGGTGCCCTGCCACCTGGTTTGGGGACTCTGACACAGCTCTCCAAACTGGACCTGGTTGGGAACTGCTTGGTGGGCCTGCCTGCTGAGCTGGAGGGCTGCATCGGGCTGCAGGGAGGCGGCCTGCTGGTTGAGGATTGGCTGCTCCATTCCTTGCCCCCACGCATCAGGGAGTTCCTGTCGAGGCCGGGCACCTCTGCCGGCTCGCGTCCGGATTCCGACGGCTTCCCGGCCTTCTCCACGGCGCAGTGGCGCTTCCTGTCTGAGTCACAGATATAG
- the ddx39ab gene encoding DEAD (Asp-Glu-Ala-Asp) box polypeptide 39Ab, which translates to MAENDVDNELLDYDDDEEQQTAPENATPAGKKEVKGSYVSIHSSGFRDFLLKPELLRAIVDCGFEHPSEVQHECIPQAILGMDILCQAKSGMGKTAVFVLATLQQIEPVDGQVSVLVMCHTRELAFQISKEYERFSKYMPTVKVAVFFGGLSIKKDEEVLKKNCPHIVVGTPGRILALIRNKTLSLKNVKHFVLDECDKMLEQLDMRRDVQDIFRLTPHEKQCMMFSATLSKEIRPVCRKFMQDPMEVFVDDETKLTLHGLQQYYCKLKDSEKNRKLFDLLDVLEFNQVVIFVKSVQRCVALSQLLVEQNFPAIAIHRGMAQEERLSRYQQFKDFQRRILVATNLFGRGMDIERVNIVFNYDMPEDSDTYLHRVARAGRFGTKGLAVTFVSDETDAKTLNDVQDRFEVNVAELPEEIDISTYIEQSR; encoded by the exons ATGGCCGAGAATGACGTTGACAACGAGCTGCTGGATTACGATGACGATGAGGAGCAGCAGACGGCCCCGGAGAACGCCACTCCAGCCGGGAAGAAGGAGGTTAAGGGCTCCTATGTGTCCATCCACAGCTCCGGTTTCCGGGACTTCCTGCTGAAGCCAGAGCTCCTGCGCGCCATCGTGGACTGTGGCTTTGAGCATCCGTCTGAAG TCCAACATGAATGCATTCCACAAGCCATCCTGGGCATGGACATCCTGTGCCAGGCCAAGTCTGGCATGGGGAAGACCGCCGTGTTCGTGCTTGCGACACTGCAGCAGATAGAGCCTGTGGACGGACAG GTATCTGTGCTGGTCATGTGCCACACGCGTGAGTTGGCGTTCCAGATCAGCAAAGAGTACGAGCGCTTCTCCAAGTACATGCCCACCGTGAAGGTGGCCGTGTTTTTCGGCGGCTTGTCCATCAAGAAGGATGAAGAGGTGCTGAAGAAGAACTGTCCGCACATCGTGGTGGGCACCCCCGGGCGGATCCTCGCCCTCATCCGCAACAAGACCCTCAGCCTCAAGAACGTCAAGCACTTTGTTCTGGATGAGTGTGACAAGATGCTGGAGCAGCTGG atATGAGGCGTGACGTGCAGGACATCTTCAGACTGACGCCGCACGAGAAGCAGTGCATGATGTTCAGCGCCACCCTGAGCAAGGAGATCCGGCCCGTGTGTCGCAAATTCATGCAGGAC cccatggAGGTGTTCGTGGATGATGAGACCAAGCTGACCCTTCATGGCCTGCAGCAGTACTACTGTAAGCTGAAGGACAGCGAGAAGAACCGCAAGCTCTTTGACTTGTTGGATGTGCTGGAGTTCAATCAG GTGGTGATCTTCGTCAAGTCCGTGCagcggtgtgtggctctgtcCCAGCTGCTTGTGGAGCAGAACTTTCCTGCCATCGCCATTCACCGGGGTATGGCGCAGGAGGAGAG GCTCTCGCGATACCAGCAGTTCAAGGACTTTCAGCGTCGCATCCTGGTGGCCACCAACCTCTTTGGCCGAGGGATGGACATCGAACGGGTCAACATCGTCTTTAACTATGACATGCCTGAGGACTCTGACACCTACCTCCACAGG GTCGCCCGTGCAGGAAGGTTTGGGACGAAGGGTCTGGCTGTGACGTTTGTGTCGGACGAGACGGACGCAAAGACCCTGAATGATGTGCAGGACCGTTTCGAGGTCAACGTGGCCGAGCTGCCGGAGGAGATTGACATCTCCACTTACA TTGAACAGTCCAGATGA